In the Caballeronia sp. NK8 genome, CCCCGTTTCCGGCAGAAGATTGAAGGTGTAGACGAGATCGTCATGCAGGAACACCTTGCCGACGTTCCAGCTCACGCCCTTTTCGATCATCCTGTCGCCGCAGCCGAGACGATCGAATATTTCCAGGGTGCGCTTGGCGAAACAGATCGCGCGTGAGCCGGTGGATACGGTGTCGTCGTTGTCGAGGAGGACGGTGCGTACGCCCTGCTGCGCGAGGTCGATCGCTGTCGCGAGACCCACTGGGCCTGCGCCGATCACGGCGACAGGATATGGCGAGGATGCGGGCGCATCGTGCTCGGGGGCGCGGGCGTAGTCGAAACGCAGCGTGGCGTAGTTCACGGACATTCGATCGTCTCCATCGTGGAGCCTTCTCTCGTCGTCGTTGCGTGACGCTTCGGGCTCGGGTGCGAATTGCTTCGATTTCGGTTATCTGTTTATCATTGTACAAGGCGTTTTATATTGTTGAATTTGCGTTTACCCGTATGGGGTGGCGTGCGTGTGGGTTTCGCCGGATCCCGTTTGCGTGTCGGTTTATAAGCGTTGCCCCTGTGCGGGGCGGCAGTCACTTTCTTTGCTGCTGCAAAGAAAGTAACCAAAGAAAGCAGCCCGAGACGCCCGCGGTCACACGCAATTTGGCCACTATTCTCGTTGTTCGTGGCCTCTGTAGCGAGTGCCCTCGTAGGCCTGACCGGGCTTGGACCGCGCACGGTCTGACAAGCTAGTTGTTTTAAGCGCGCTGGTTCAGCACGAAAGAGTTCCGGCACAGCGCTGCGCGCTGCCGATGGGTCGGCAAGGGAAACCAACGAGAAAAGAGAAACGCAGAAGCACACGCGGACCCGATTGACCCATCGGCCGCAAAGCGGGCCGGAGCCATATCGTGCTGAACCAGTCGCGCACGTGGTGCGATGTGACAGACCGTGCGCGGTCCAAGCCCGGTTAGGCCTACGAGGGCACTCGCTACAGAGCCCACGAACGACGAGAAGAACACCCAAATTGCGTGTGACCGCGGGCGTATCGAGCTGCTTTCTTTGGTTACTTTCTTTGCAGCAGCAAAGAAAGTGACTGCCGCCCCGCACAGGGGCAGTGCTAATAGACCAACACGATCACGGGATCCGGCGACCAAACCAAAAGCAAAGAAAAAACCGCAACGTCCCCTTTCGGCCCGAGCCGAAATCAAACAACAACAAACCCGAGCATCTTCGACACCCGTCCCGCGCAATCGCGCAATGCCCTCGCGATATCACCACTCCATGCCCCATCAAACGAACCACTCGGTCCAATCGCCGTGATCGCAAGCACGATATTGCGCGAGTGATCGAACACCGGCGCGCTCATCGCGCTAATCCCCGCGACGGGTTCGTCGATCGCCCTCGCGATGCCATGCTCGCGCACTTCGGCAAGCATTGCGTCGATCTGCCCACGCGTGTAATCGCGGCGTTGCGCGCCGATCTGCAACGCGCCCGCGCGCTCGATCGCGACGAGCGCATCGACCGTCATCGGCGGCAGATACGCGGCGAACGCGCGGCCCGTCGCGGTCTGCAACAGCGACATCACCGTGCCCGTACGCATCGTCACGTGAATGGGCACGCTGGCCTGCTGGATATGCACGATGGTCGGTCCATAACTGCCCGCGCTCGCGAGCGCAACCGTATGCTCGACGCGTGGCGTCATGTTCGCCACTTCCGCAATCGCAAGACGCACTGGATCGACGCGTTGCAGGCTGATCAGACCCATCTGCAAGGCAAACGGCCCGAGCTCGTAACGCCCCGTCGCAGCGTCCTGCTGAATCAGGCCGAGGTTGCCGTACGACACGAGATAAGGATGCGCCTTCGCCGAAGGCATGCCCGCCTTCTTCGCGAGATCGCCGAGCAGCATCGGGCCGCCATGATCCACCAGCGCGCGCAACAGCGCCCCACCCACTTCGATCGATTGAATCCCGCGACGCACTACGCTCATGCCTGACCTTCCGTTGTTGTCGATGATGCGCGCGATGATAACCGCACTCGCGTGGTCACGGATTCGAGCCTAGCCGCGCGATCAGCTCGCGATGCTTCGGATAGCGCGTTTCGAGCGCGCCCGGCGCGGCAAGTTCGAACTCGCTGAATTCGAAGCCCGGCGCGACGGTGCAGCCGACCAGCGCCGCGCCATCCGCATCGTGACACTCGGCGGCAAACCAGTCGCCTGCCTCGACGACGGCCTGAAACACGGCACCCGCATGCTCGAGCGCGTTCCCCAGACGATGCGTGACGAGCGTGCCGTTCTCATCGAGCACATGCACATCGATAGGATCGCCCGCATAGAAATGCCAGACCTCGTCGGAGCGAATGCGATGCCATGCCGAATGCGCGCCATCGCATAGCAGGAAATAAATCGCGGTCGACGCCGAACGGGATTCGCCGCCGTTTTCGCGTGTGACACGGCCACTCGCGCGATACGTCTCACGAAAGAATCCACCTTCAGGATGCGGTTCGAGCCCGAGGCGCTCGATCAATGCACTGCTATCGATACGTTCGCGTTGCATGCCGTTCCTTTGCAATAGCGGTTGCGGTTCGCGTATTCTGCATCGGATTGCCCGCATCGCCATCCCTCCTCACTCATCGACGAATGCCATGACTCTTTCCGCTTCCTTGCGTAATGCCCTCGCACCCACCGGCACGCTGCGCGCCTCGCTCAACCTCGGCAACCCGGTCCTCGTGAATCGCACCGACAGCGGCAAGCCGGGCGGCGTATCGGTCGATCTCGCGCGCGAGCTTGCGTCGCGGCTCGGCGTGCCGGTCGCCTTCACGGAATTCGATCGCGCCGCGGAGTCGGTCGAAACCGTCACGAACGAAGGCGCCGACGTCGGCTTCTTCGCGATCGATCCGCTGCGCGGCGCGGGCATCGCGTTCAGCGCGCCGTATGTGCTGATCGAAGGCTGCTATCTCGTGCGCGATGCCTCGCCGCTTGCGCGCAACGAAGACGTCGATCGCGAAGGCAACCGCATTCTGGTCGGCAAGGGCAGCGCGTACGACCTCTTTCTGACGCGCGAAATCAGGCGCGCGCAGATCGTACGCACGGCGTTGTCGCAGACCGTCGTCGATGACTTTCTGCGCGATGACCTCGAAGTCGCGGCCGGCGTCAGGCAGCAACTCGAAGCCGATGCGTCGCGCACGCCCGGCCTGCGCCTGCTCGACGGAAGATTCATGGTGATCGAGCAGGCGATGGGTCTGTCGAAACGACGCGGCGACGAGGCCGCGAATTATCTGCGCGAGTTCGTGGAGGATGCGAAGCGCTCGGGCTTCGTCGCGGATGCGCTCGCGCGGCACGGCATCCAGGGCGCATCGGTCGCGCCTGCGGCGCAGGCCTGAGAATCCGGATGAGCGCGGACGTCACGCTGGCGGTCACCGACTGGATCGACGCGAGTTTCGAGCGCGACGTCGCGGGCGGGCTCGCCGCGTTCAACCGCGCGCAACTCGGCCCGAGCCATCAGCGCGATCTGGCGGTGTCGCTCTATCGCGATGACGATTTTCTCGGCGGCCTCGCGGGCTATACCGCGTGGGACTGGCTCTTCGTGAAATGGCTGTGGATACGCGAGGATGCGCGCGGCCTCGGACTCGGCGAGCGCGCCCTGCAAGCCGCGGAAATCGAAGCGAAGAAGCGAGGCTGCCGCGCGGCCTGGCTCGATACGGTCAATCCCGCAGCGCACGCGCTTTACGCGCGCTGCGGGTATGAGACCTTCGGCGAACTCGCCGATTTCCACGGCGGCCAGCCACGCTATTTCATGCAAAAGCGGTTCTAGCGCTTTGGCGTTTTGCATTACGCATGCATTCGACCATCCTGCATTTTGCGTTTTGCATTACGCATTCAGTTTCAGCCGTTCCGCGACGCGCGCCGTAATCGCGCCGCGCGCCGCAAGTGACGGCGCGGAACGTTCACGCACGTCGCTGACGACCGCCGCCGGCGCGCGCGCCGGATCGCCCGCGTCGAACGGCGGCGCGGGCGCGTATTCCATTTGCAGTTGAATCGCCTGCGCCTCGTGTTCGCCGACGAGTTCCGCCACGAGCGTCAACGCGAAGTCGATCCCCGCCGTGATGCCGCCGCCCGTGAACAGATTGCCGTCCCGCACGACGCGCTCATGCACCGGAATCGCGCCCAGTTCCGCGAGCAGCCCGTGAAACGCCCAGTGCGTCGTCGCGCGCTTGCCGCGCAGCAGGCCCGCCGCGCCGAGCACGAGCGAACCCGTGCAAACCGACGTCACATAGCGTGCGCCCGCCGCCTGCGCGCGGATGAACGCGAGCGTCTCCTCGTCCTCCATCAGATCGCCGACGCCCGAGCCGCCCGGCACGCACAGCACGTCGAGCGCGGGGCAATCGGCGTAGTCCGCATCGGGCGTCAGGATCATGCCGGCGCTCGATTTGACCGGTTCGCGCGTCTTCCAGACGAGATGCACCTGGGTGTCGGGCATCTGCGCAAACGCGTCGTAGGGGCCGGTCATGTCGAGTTGCTGCACGCGCGGGAACACCAGCAGGCCGATGTGTAAGGTCATCGTCTTCTCCTTGATCGATGGTTTTTCGCAGTAGACGAACCGATGCTACGCCGCTACGCTATGGCGAACTCGACACACAACCCACGTTTTCCGCCAAATGTTGTCCTTCGGGGAAACCGCCATGCAAACCGACGCCCCACGCATCATCGACGTGCTCGCCTTCCCCGACGTCCAGTTGCTCGACGTCGCCGGCCCCTTGCAGGTGTTCGCGTCCGCGAACGATCTGGCGACGGCGGCGGGCTTGCCGCGGCCGTATCGTCCGCGCGTCGTGGCGCGGGGCGGCACGGCGAACGCTTCGGCGGGGCTGGGGCTCGTCGGCGAGGCCTTGCCGGATGCGGCCGACGCCTGCGACACACTGATCGTCGCCGGCGGCTGGGGCGTGCACGCAGCGGTGCGTGACCGCGAACTGGTCGACTGGGTGCGCGCGCATTCCGCGCATGCGCGGCGCACCGCGTCGGTCTGCACCGGCGCGTTCCTGCTCGCAGCCGCGGGCCTGCTGAACGAGCGCCGCGCCGTCACGCACTGGACGCGCTGCGCCGAACTCGCCACGCGCTTTCCGGCGGTCCATGTCGAGCCCGATCCGATCTTCATCCGCGATGGCGACGTGTGGACCTCGGCGGGCGTCACCGCGGGCATCGACCTGTCTCTCGCGCTCGTCGAAGAAGATCTCGGGCGCACGCTCGCGCTCGATGTCGCGCGCCATCTCGTCGTGTTTCTGAAGCGCCCCGGCGGGCAGGCGCAGTTCAGCGCGGCGCTGTCGCTGCAGAAATCGGGCGAGCGGTTCGGCGAGTTGCACGCGTGGATCGCGGAGAATCTCGCGGCGGATCTGTCGGTCGGCGTGCTGGCCGCGCGCGTCGGCATGAGCGAGCGCAGTTTCGTGCGCCATTACCGCGCGCAGACCGGCACGACGCCCGCGCGTTCGATCGAGCGCATGCGGCTCGAAGCAGCGCGGCGACTGCTCGGCGATACAGCGTTGCCGGTGAAGCGCGTCGCGGCCCGCTGCGGCTTCGGCACCGAGGAAACGATGCGGCGCGGCTTTCTGCGCTCGCTCGGCGTATCGCCGCAGGCGTATCGCGAGAGATTTACCGGACACGACCACGCCGGCGCCGCGCATCCGGCATGAATGCCCGCCCGCGCGGCGGTGCCGACGCTTTTTTTGTCCTGCGTACTCAAGCCTGTATGCTCGCTGCCGTTACCCCTATAAGACCGTTTGCTAAAGGCACGCGCCCCGGGATGCGTGCGAGCGCAGTCGCTGAACGAGACGACCCGCCCGAGGTGGCGGCAAATATGGCCTGGAGCGCCGATGAGTGTGTTTCCCGCGTTCGACGCGCAGGTTGCCCGCGTAACCGCGGCCGACCCTGCAACCGTGACGGCGACCGACGAAAAGGTCTTCGCCGGCGTCGCGTCATCGATCGATGCCTTGCTGCGCGAGGCCGCCGCGATGGGCTGTCCGCGGCAGTGGGCCTGGTATCGCGCGGGCGAGCAGTTGCATCTTGAGCGACGCGGCGATGCGCCATTGCCCGACGCGCAAGCCTGGCCGCACAGCATCGCGGAGGAACGGCTCGCGGAGGTCTGCGCCACGCAGGGTTGGCACTGCTGGCCGACCGGACACGGCGAAAGCGTGCTCGGCTGGCTGCTCGCGCCCGTCGCGCATCGCGACGACATGCATCTCACCGAACTTGCGCGCACGCTCGGCGAGCGCGTACAGGCCGACGCACTCGCGCGCGCGCAGCTCACGCAGCGCGTGCTCTATGAAATCGCGTATCTCGCGAGTTCGGTGCCCGAGCGCGCCGATTTTCTGCGCGGCGTGCACGAACGTCTCGGCACGCTGATCGATGCG is a window encoding:
- a CDS encoding N-acetyltransferase; the encoded protein is MSADVTLAVTDWIDASFERDVAGGLAAFNRAQLGPSHQRDLAVSLYRDDDFLGGLAGYTAWDWLFVKWLWIREDARGLGLGERALQAAEIEAKKRGCRAAWLDTVNPAAHALYARCGYETFGELADFHGGQPRYFMQKRF
- a CDS encoding DJ-1/PfpI family protein; the protein is MTLHIGLLVFPRVQQLDMTGPYDAFAQMPDTQVHLVWKTREPVKSSAGMILTPDADYADCPALDVLCVPGGSGVGDLMEDEETLAFIRAQAAGARYVTSVCTGSLVLGAAGLLRGKRATTHWAFHGLLAELGAIPVHERVVRDGNLFTGGGITAGIDFALTLVAELVGEHEAQAIQLQMEYAPAPPFDAGDPARAPAAVVSDVRERSAPSLAARGAITARVAERLKLNA
- a CDS encoding IclR family transcriptional regulator; protein product: MSVVRRGIQSIEVGGALLRALVDHGGPMLLGDLAKKAGMPSAKAHPYLVSYGNLGLIQQDAATGRYELGPFALQMGLISLQRVDPVRLAIAEVANMTPRVEHTVALASAGSYGPTIVHIQQASVPIHVTMRTGTVMSLLQTATGRAFAAYLPPMTVDALVAIERAGALQIGAQRRDYTRGQIDAMLAEVREHGIARAIDEPVAGISAMSAPVFDHSRNIVLAITAIGPSGSFDGAWSGDIARALRDCAGRVSKMLGFVVV
- a CDS encoding GlxA family transcriptional regulator — translated: MQTDAPRIIDVLAFPDVQLLDVAGPLQVFASANDLATAAGLPRPYRPRVVARGGTANASAGLGLVGEALPDAADACDTLIVAGGWGVHAAVRDRELVDWVRAHSAHARRTASVCTGAFLLAAAGLLNERRAVTHWTRCAELATRFPAVHVEPDPIFIRDGDVWTSAGVTAGIDLSLALVEEDLGRTLALDVARHLVVFLKRPGGQAQFSAALSLQKSGERFGELHAWIAENLAADLSVGVLAARVGMSERSFVRHYRAQTGTTPARSIERMRLEAARRLLGDTALPVKRVAARCGFGTEETMRRGFLRSLGVSPQAYRERFTGHDHAGAAHPA
- a CDS encoding cupin domain-containing protein, coding for MQRERIDSSALIERLGLEPHPEGGFFRETYRASGRVTRENGGESRSASTAIYFLLCDGAHSAWHRIRSDEVWHFYAGDPIDVHVLDENGTLVTHRLGNALEHAGAVFQAVVEAGDWFAAECHDADGAALVGCTVAPGFEFSEFELAAPGALETRYPKHRELIARLGSNP
- a CDS encoding ABC transporter substrate-binding protein, coding for MTLSASLRNALAPTGTLRASLNLGNPVLVNRTDSGKPGGVSVDLARELASRLGVPVAFTEFDRAAESVETVTNEGADVGFFAIDPLRGAGIAFSAPYVLIEGCYLVRDASPLARNEDVDREGNRILVGKGSAYDLFLTREIRRAQIVRTALSQTVVDDFLRDDLEVAAGVRQQLEADASRTPGLRLLDGRFMVIEQAMGLSKRRGDEAANYLREFVEDAKRSGFVADALARHGIQGASVAPAAQA